Proteins encoded by one window of Chloroflexota bacterium:
- a CDS encoding ABC transporter substrate-binding protein, translating into MRLLDWKRTILLAALALLASLVIACGGDAAPDEEKDMAAAELPPFKVGVMESLTGPGETYGSVAVQAKQMAVDEINAAGGINGRMLELIVEDSKCSAQDAITAYNKLTDVDGVKIILGTSCSGAMLGAAPLAEADGVILFSGLATNPDIANAGDYIFRTSISDALLGVDVGNTMWADGVRNLATISETTDYAEGVRRTSVAQFEKRGGTVVAEERYGSDTTDFRTQLTKLIGESPDALLIAAQSEFTGGTIIKQVRELGFEGQIYSDIVPVGATALEIAGDAAAGAKAILADISPNNAKGQEVLANFRARYDYVTLAWFLGSAYDDVYITAECLKQTDDDQDADGMRDCLYAITWSGAIGENYSFDENGEVVGLTNVVVEVLPIAERTPENQGYKVLGSAPTE; encoded by the coding sequence ATGCGACTTCTAGACTGGAAAAGAACTATTCTGCTGGCGGCACTGGCGCTGCTGGCGTCGCTCGTGATTGCCTGCGGCGGGGATGCCGCTCCTGACGAAGAGAAGGACATGGCAGCGGCGGAATTACCGCCCTTCAAGGTTGGCGTGATGGAGTCGCTCACTGGACCGGGCGAGACCTATGGCAGCGTGGCGGTGCAAGCCAAGCAGATGGCCGTGGATGAGATTAACGCGGCGGGCGGCATAAACGGCCGCATGCTGGAGCTCATAGTCGAGGACTCCAAGTGCTCGGCCCAAGACGCCATTACTGCCTACAATAAGCTTACCGACGTGGACGGCGTCAAGATTATTCTGGGAACGTCTTGCAGCGGCGCAATGCTGGGGGCGGCCCCTCTGGCGGAAGCCGATGGAGTAATCCTCTTTTCCGGCTTGGCGACGAATCCGGATATTGCCAATGCTGGCGACTACATCTTCCGCACGTCGATCAGCGATGCCCTATTGGGCGTTGACGTTGGCAACACCATGTGGGCGGACGGTGTGCGCAACCTGGCGACCATCTCCGAGACCACCGACTACGCCGAGGGTGTGCGCCGTACCTCCGTGGCGCAATTCGAAAAGCGCGGCGGCACGGTGGTGGCGGAGGAACGCTATGGTTCCGATACCACTGACTTCAGGACCCAGCTCACAAAGCTGATTGGCGAAAGCCCGGACGCGCTGCTGATTGCCGCGCAGTCTGAGTTCACCGGCGGCACCATCATCAAGCAGGTGCGCGAGTTGGGCTTTGAAGGGCAGATATATTCCGACATCGTACCGGTTGGCGCCACGGCACTTGAAATCGCCGGCGATGCCGCTGCCGGCGCCAAGGCCATCTTGGCGGATATTTCTCCGAATAACGCCAAAGGCCAGGAAGTGCTGGCCAATTTCCGGGCGCGGTATGACTATGTCACGCTGGCCTGGTTCTTGGGCTCGGCCTATGACGATGTCTACATCACGGCCGAATGCCTCAAGCAGACTGACGACGATCAGGACGCTGACGGCATGCGCGACTGCCTGTACGCCATCACTTGGTCCGGCGCTATTGGCGAGAACTACAGCTTCGATGAGAACGGCGAGGTCGTCGGCCTTACCAACGTGGTGGTGGAAGTTCTGCCCATAGCCGAGCGGACTCCGGAGAACCAGGGCTACAAGGTGCTCGGCAGCGCGCCGACTGAATAG
- a CDS encoding ABC transporter substrate-binding protein: protein MRQRPPIRLFSLIALALLALLVIGCGGAAVTEQEMPEGEEPPFRIGVMESLTGPGETYGNVAIRAKQMAVDEINAAGGVDGRLLELVVEDSQCSAKEAVAAYRKLTDVDGVKIILGTSCSGAMLGVAPLAEADGVILFSGLASNPDIANAGDYIFRTQISDVEVGIGTGNLMWADGVRKLATITEATDYAEGVRRTTVAQFTKRGGQVVSQESYASDVTDFRTQLSKLFDEQPDALHLAPQSEFAAGVIIKQARELGYAGPIYAETISVGTTALEIAGDHATGMKAITADLHPDNAKAQEVLANFRQRYDYVTLPWHLGSAYDNVYIAAECLRRTGDDQDADGFRDCMYEITWSGAIGNDYSFDADGEVVGLSRLVVEVLPVAERTAENHGYRVLGSAPTE, encoded by the coding sequence ATGCGTCAAAGACCGCCGATCCGACTTTTCTCGCTCATAGCGCTTGCGCTGCTGGCCTTGCTCGTCATCGGCTGCGGCGGCGCTGCAGTCACAGAGCAGGAAATGCCGGAGGGTGAAGAACCGCCCTTTAGGATAGGCGTGATGGAGTCGCTCACCGGCCCCGGCGAGACGTACGGCAACGTGGCGATCCGCGCCAAGCAGATGGCCGTGGACGAAATCAACGCCGCGGGCGGCGTTGACGGCCGCTTGCTTGAACTCGTTGTGGAAGACTCCCAGTGCAGCGCCAAGGAAGCGGTCGCCGCGTACCGCAAGCTGACCGACGTCGACGGTGTGAAGATTATCCTTGGCACCTCCTGCAGCGGCGCCATGCTCGGGGTCGCCCCGCTGGCGGAGGCCGACGGGGTCATCCTGTTCTCGGGGCTGGCGAGCAACCCGGACATCGCCAACGCAGGCGACTACATCTTTCGCACCCAAATCAGCGACGTTGAGGTCGGCATCGGCACCGGGAACCTGATGTGGGCCGACGGCGTCCGCAAGCTGGCTACCATCACCGAAGCCACCGACTACGCCGAAGGCGTGCGCCGCACCACAGTGGCCCAGTTCACGAAACGGGGCGGACAGGTGGTGTCCCAGGAGTCGTACGCGTCCGACGTTACCGACTTTCGGACCCAATTGAGCAAACTGTTCGACGAGCAGCCGGACGCGCTGCATCTGGCGCCGCAGTCCGAGTTCGCGGCCGGTGTCATCATCAAGCAGGCGCGCGAGCTGGGCTACGCAGGCCCCATCTACGCCGAGACGATTTCCGTGGGCACGACGGCCCTGGAGATCGCCGGCGACCACGCCACCGGGATGAAAGCTATCACGGCAGACCTGCACCCCGACAACGCCAAAGCCCAAGAGGTCTTGGCAAACTTCCGGCAACGCTACGACTACGTCACATTGCCGTGGCACCTCGGCTCCGCCTATGACAACGTGTACATTGCCGCCGAGTGTCTCAGACGAACCGGCGATGACCAAGACGCGGATGGCTTCCGCGACTGCATGTACGAAATAACCTGGAGCGGCGCGATCGGCAACGACTACAGCTTCGACGCCGACGGCGAAGTGGTGGGACTTTCCAGACTGGTCGTAGAGGTCCTGCCCGTTGCCGAAAGGACGGCGGAAAACCACGGCTACAGGGTGTTGGGGAGCGCGCCGACCGAATAG
- a CDS encoding branched-chain amino acid ABC transporter permease, with protein sequence MIAQRVSLNNLLAIVLTAAAAAYVGWKISQSPDQAVQFAFNGLSVGAVYAILAMGFTLVYSTVWFFDLYYGAAAALGAYGVFYLRSQETLGGLYAVNNVFVNVLFAAVTAGVVAWALYESLYPRFRARFSPIVLRAILGLVAAGAGVYTGYVLSFPKDLHLTLSPVIAIGVAVAFTWSLYQVLQGVCAGRVLLGLVSITGLVAAALGAYCGYLIATTPDSKLYLSWGLSCFLAGIVGLAFYRGLYVYMRERSRSPLIMLVASLGILLAITALTSIVFESTPRPLPEALGNDPLAIAGATIKGFNVFTVGVALVGFLFLQFLLKQTAFGKAVRAIGDDEEVSKVVGINTTTVIAVVFFIGAIYAAMAGLLSGHDTAIQPRMGLLLLLKGWIASVVGGIGNLQGAIVGGFVLGMIEQFGIWDLAGEWRDVISFLLLILFLSFWPTGLLPRK encoded by the coding sequence TTGATTGCACAACGTGTCAGCCTGAATAACCTCCTGGCAATCGTGCTCACCGCAGCCGCTGCGGCCTACGTCGGCTGGAAGATAAGCCAGTCGCCCGATCAGGCCGTGCAGTTCGCGTTCAACGGCTTGTCCGTTGGAGCCGTATACGCCATACTCGCCATGGGGTTTACCCTGGTCTACAGCACGGTCTGGTTCTTCGATCTCTACTATGGCGCGGCGGCTGCGCTCGGCGCGTACGGCGTCTTCTACCTGCGGTCGCAAGAGACCCTCGGCGGGCTCTACGCAGTAAACAACGTATTCGTGAATGTCCTGTTCGCCGCGGTGACCGCCGGTGTCGTGGCCTGGGCCCTCTACGAGAGCCTGTACCCACGCTTCCGTGCGCGTTTTAGCCCAATCGTCCTGCGCGCCATCCTGGGCCTCGTGGCGGCAGGAGCAGGCGTCTATACGGGCTATGTACTTTCGTTTCCCAAAGACCTGCACCTCACCCTAAGTCCGGTGATTGCAATCGGTGTAGCCGTGGCTTTCACCTGGTCTCTGTACCAGGTCTTGCAGGGAGTTTGCGCCGGCCGCGTATTGCTGGGGCTCGTGAGCATTACCGGCCTCGTGGCGGCGGCTCTGGGAGCATACTGCGGCTATCTCATCGCCACCACTCCCGATTCTAAGCTCTACTTGAGTTGGGGGCTCTCTTGCTTTCTGGCGGGCATCGTCGGTCTTGCCTTCTATCGGGGGCTATACGTATACATGCGAGAGCGGTCGCGGTCGCCCCTTATAATGCTGGTCGCGTCGCTCGGTATCCTGCTGGCAATCACGGCACTCACGAGCATTGTCTTCGAAAGCACGCCGCGCCCACTGCCGGAGGCGCTTGGCAACGATCCGTTGGCCATCGCCGGGGCCACTATCAAAGGCTTCAACGTCTTCACCGTGGGTGTGGCGCTCGTGGGCTTCTTGTTTCTGCAATTTCTACTCAAGCAGACCGCCTTCGGCAAGGCAGTGCGTGCAATTGGCGATGATGAAGAAGTCTCGAAAGTGGTGGGCATTAATACTACCACGGTCATTGCCGTCGTCTTCTTCATCGGCGCAATCTATGCCGCCATGGCCGGACTGCTGAGCGGCCATGACACAGCCATTCAGCCCAGAATGGGATTATTGCTCCTCTTGAAAGGCTGGATCGCCTCTGTGGTCGGCGGTATCGGCAACCTGCAAGGCGCCATTGTTGGCGGGTTCGTGCTGGGCATGATCGAGCAGTTCGGCATCTGGGACTTAGCGGGAGAGTGGAGAGACGTCATCTCCTTCTTACTCCTGATTCTCTTCCTTTCCTTCTGGCCCACGGGCCTTCTGCCGAGAAAGTAG
- a CDS encoding branched-chain amino acid ABC transporter permease → MQTNAESSSKPTRLLGNSQALLASAKGNLELWANLLIIAWALGFMLWQGVGFAITVGTVFAIWAILSVSLNLVVGFTGLLSVGHVGFFGIGAYTVAILTSRAEYEQLRTEAIPTFGWPFFAALPVGVLLAGIIAIAVGVVFNRFRDDIYVLVSFGFAIISFNIFLNWRGLTRGAFGIHEIARPAVGGWALDDELGFLIFALAILAIVVLLSWLIVTSSFGRVLTAIREDEEAIAVFGFRTTHYKLAVWTISAMMAGLAGGLFASWTTFVDPNSFILLESMLLVAIVILGGLATIWGSLLGAMAFVLLEEGMRFLPFLPTIHVGQARLVVLGILLVLLMLFRPQGLVGRYKL, encoded by the coding sequence ATGCAGACAAACGCAGAGAGCAGCAGCAAGCCCACGCGGCTTCTTGGCAATTCCCAGGCACTCCTGGCATCCGCCAAGGGCAACTTGGAACTGTGGGCAAATTTGCTCATTATCGCCTGGGCGCTTGGTTTCATGCTGTGGCAAGGGGTAGGGTTTGCCATTACGGTGGGCACCGTCTTTGCCATCTGGGCGATACTCAGCGTCAGCCTGAACCTCGTCGTGGGGTTTACCGGCTTGCTCTCGGTGGGCCACGTTGGCTTCTTCGGTATCGGCGCGTACACCGTGGCGATCCTCACCTCGCGAGCTGAGTACGAACAACTGCGCACCGAGGCCATCCCCACGTTTGGCTGGCCCTTCTTCGCGGCGCTGCCTGTGGGCGTACTGCTCGCCGGGATAATCGCCATTGCAGTGGGCGTGGTGTTCAATCGCTTCCGAGACGATATCTACGTGCTCGTTTCATTTGGATTTGCCATTATCAGCTTTAACATCTTCTTGAATTGGCGGGGGCTCACGCGTGGAGCGTTCGGCATTCACGAAATTGCCCGGCCGGCGGTAGGCGGCTGGGCGCTTGACGACGAATTAGGATTCCTCATATTCGCCCTCGCGATTCTCGCGATCGTCGTGCTGCTTTCCTGGCTCATCGTGACCTCCTCGTTCGGTCGCGTGCTCACCGCCATCCGCGAGGACGAGGAGGCGATTGCGGTATTTGGCTTCCGAACTACCCACTATAAGCTCGCGGTATGGACAATATCGGCCATGATGGCAGGTCTGGCCGGCGGGCTCTTTGCAAGCTGGACAACGTTTGTAGACCCGAATTCATTCATTTTGCTTGAATCAATGCTGCTGGTCGCTATCGTGATTCTTGGTGGGCTGGCCACCATATGGGGTTCGCTTCTCGGTGCCATGGCCTTTGTGCTTCTAGAAGAGGGCATGCGCTTTCTGCCGTTCCTGCCCACTATTCACGTCGGCCAAGCGCGACTGGTCGTGCTGGGCATACTGTTAGTGCTGTTGATGCTCTTCCGGCCTCAGGGCTTGGTTGGGAGGTATAAGCTATGA
- a CDS encoding ATP-binding cassette domain-containing protein has translation MRPGAEQIDDPYVIQTDSISKNFGAVRAVRKLSISIPKRGLTSIAGPNGSGKSTLVNLLSGVLPLDGGIVIVAGTSLKVVKAHDNPAFGLTRTFQEVRLFDQVTVWNNIMVVLSERGPFRALLERVKPAQRDKVRGILENVGLWDKRDALAMNLSYGQRKLLEIGRAMAMEADIYLFDEPFAGLFPEMVEKVKEIMNRMREQGDTIVFISHNMDIVRELSDHLIILDSGSLLAEGAVDEVLSRPKVIEAYLGA, from the coding sequence ATGAGACCCGGTGCTGAACAGATCGACGATCCGTATGTCATTCAGACGGATAGCATTTCCAAGAATTTTGGCGCCGTGCGGGCCGTGCGGAAACTTTCTATTTCCATTCCCAAGCGGGGCCTGACCAGCATCGCCGGGCCGAATGGATCGGGAAAGTCCACGTTGGTAAACCTCCTGAGCGGCGTGCTGCCGCTGGACGGAGGCATCGTCATTGTAGCCGGCACCAGCCTGAAGGTGGTAAAAGCCCACGACAACCCCGCCTTCGGCTTGACCCGCACGTTCCAGGAAGTGCGACTCTTCGACCAGGTCACCGTGTGGAACAACATCATGGTGGTGCTGTCCGAACGCGGACCCTTTCGCGCGCTGCTGGAGCGCGTAAAGCCCGCGCAACGGGATAAGGTGCGCGGCATCTTGGAGAACGTCGGCCTCTGGGATAAGCGGGATGCCCTGGCCATGAATCTTTCCTACGGTCAGCGCAAGCTATTGGAAATCGGCCGCGCTATGGCTATGGAGGCCGATATCTACCTCTTCGACGAGCCCTTTGCCGGCCTCTTCCCCGAGATGGTGGAGAAGGTGAAGGAAATCATGAACCGCATGCGTGAACAGGGCGATACCATCGTCTTCATTTCCCACAATATGGATATCGTGCGTGAGCTGTCCGATCACCTTATTATCCTGGATAGCGGCAGCCTGCTTGCGGAAGGAGCAGTGGACGAGGTATTGAGCCGCCCGAAGGTGATCGAAGCCTACTTGGGAGCGTGA
- a CDS encoding ABC transporter ATP-binding protein, whose translation MDTPQETAQAQDPNPPAAGTITNDAPILELSGISVHYGAVVALDDVSLGVRRGEVVAVMGPNGAGKSTVLKAVMGLAPVVSGEVLWRRERLAAKTHEIVKEGIAFVPQGRRVFTHLTIQENLEMGCLHLKDKAEKQRRLESVMRIFPILESKRRDLASAMSGGQQQMLALGRGLMAGPDVLLLDEPTLGLAPIVVKEVFERVSEISERLKTTIMIVEHNIKGVLDIVDRAYVLDKGRVVFTGTPDTIRETDILTQVFLGKSGAS comes from the coding sequence ATGGATACTCCACAAGAGACAGCCCAGGCGCAGGACCCCAATCCGCCTGCTGCCGGTACCATCACGAACGACGCGCCCATTCTCGAGCTCTCCGGCATCTCCGTGCACTACGGCGCCGTGGTCGCGCTCGATGACGTTTCGCTGGGGGTGCGCAGAGGCGAAGTCGTGGCCGTGATGGGCCCTAACGGCGCCGGCAAGTCCACGGTGCTCAAGGCTGTTATGGGGCTGGCGCCCGTGGTTTCGGGTGAAGTCCTGTGGCGGCGGGAACGGCTGGCGGCAAAGACCCACGAGATCGTGAAAGAAGGCATTGCATTCGTGCCACAGGGCCGGCGCGTCTTCACGCATCTCACCATCCAGGAGAACCTGGAAATGGGCTGCCTCCACTTGAAAGACAAGGCGGAGAAACAGCGCCGTCTCGAGTCAGTGATGCGCATTTTCCCAATCTTGGAGAGCAAGCGCCGCGACCTCGCCAGCGCGATGTCCGGCGGACAGCAGCAAATGCTCGCCCTGGGCCGCGGCCTCATGGCCGGTCCCGACGTGCTCCTGCTCGATGAACCCACCCTCGGCCTGGCGCCCATCGTGGTCAAAGAGGTCTTCGAGCGCGTTTCCGAGATCAGCGAGCGGCTCAAGACGACCATCATGATCGTGGAGCACAACATCAAAGGCGTGCTCGACATCGTCGACCGCGCCTACGTCCTCGATAAGGGCCGCGTCGTCTTCACCGGCACCCCCGACACCATCCGCGAAACCGACATCCTCACCCAAGTCTTTCTCGGCAAATCCGGCGCGAGCTAG
- a CDS encoding type II toxin-antitoxin system HigB family toxin — MRIINLEYLFESLKRHASARQQLEAWYDRARNEAWGTPAKLKKLHGRASLVGKNCAAFRIMGNRYRVVVEIDYNRKLVDIRFIGSHSDYDRIDVQEV, encoded by the coding sequence GTGCGTATCATCAACCTGGAATACCTCTTTGAGTCCCTAAAGCGCCACGCTAGTGCCAGGCAGCAACTAGAAGCTTGGTATGACCGAGCGCGAAACGAAGCTTGGGGCACACCCGCCAAACTGAAGAAACTCCATGGCAGAGCAAGTTTAGTTGGCAAGAATTGCGCCGCTTTCAGAATCATGGGCAATCGCTATCGAGTGGTAGTAGAAATCGACTACAATCGCAAGTTAGTTGACATCCGCTTCATCGGTTCGCACTCGGACTACGACCGCATAGACGTCCAGGAGGTCTAA
- a CDS encoding type II toxin-antitoxin system HigB family toxin, translated as MRIVSKRTLREFWERHSSAADPLRDWHKKVKKLDWKTPAQVKEHFPDASILPNYRIVFRIKHNDYRLVVKVFYPGRVVYVRFIGTHAAYDRINAEEI; from the coding sequence GTGCGTATTGTATCTAAAAGGACGCTCAGGGAGTTTTGGGAGCGCCACTCAAGTGCAGCAGACCCTTTGCGCGATTGGCACAAAAAGGTCAAGAAGCTAGATTGGAAGACGCCAGCACAGGTGAAGGAGCACTTTCCAGACGCAAGCATCCTTCCCAACTATCGCATAGTGTTTAGGATCAAACACAACGACTATCGGCTTGTGGTGAAAGTGTTCTACCCCGGTCGCGTGGTATACGTACGGTTTATCGGCACCCATGCCGCGTATGACCGTATCAACGCGGAGGAAATCTAA
- a CDS encoding IS5 family transposase (programmed frameshift) produces MKRKPYPSDLTDQEWDILLPLLPPAKPGGRPRTVDIREIVNGIVYVLRTGCPWRMLPHDLPPWQTVYKYFRRWTLDGTWEGVHEALRPNVRQSEGRSPSPSAAIIASQSVKTTEKGGPRGYDAGKKVMGRKRHIAVDTIGLLLAVVVHPADIQDRDGAKLVINKLVGRFPYLRLIWADAGYAGQLVDWVMSLSGWVLEIVRRPRDRHHFEVLPRRWVVERTLAWLGRSRRLSKDYEALTETTEAWVHIAMIHLMIRRLAPS; encoded by the exons ATGAAACGCAAACCATACCCCAGCGACCTTACCGACCAAGAGTGGGACATTCTGCTTCCCTTACTCCCGCCCGCCAAGCCTGGAGGACGGCCACGCACAGTCGATATACGAGAGATAGTCAATGGCATCGTGTATGTTCTGCGTACCGGATGCCCGTGGCGTATGCTTCCACACGATCTCCCACCCTGGCAGACAGTGTACAAATACTTTCGCAGATGGACGCTGGACGGAACTTGGGAAGGAGTCCACGAGGCATTGCGTCCCAACGTCCGACAATCAGAGGGCAGAAGCCCGTCCCCCAGCGCAGCGATCATAGCTAGCCAGTCTGTAAAGACGACGGAAAAAGGGGGCC CTCGCGGCTATGATGCTGGTAAGAAGGTGATGGGTCGCAAGCGTCACATCGCCGTGGACACGATAGGGCTGTTGCTGGCCGTCGTGGTCCACCCAGCTGACATTCAGGACCGAGATGGTGCAAAGTTGGTCATCAATAAGCTGGTAGGAAGGTTTCCGTACCTGCGATTGATCTGGGCGGACGCTGGTTACGCTGGTCAATTGGTTGATTGGGTGATGTCCTTATCGGGCTGGGTCTTGGAGATTGTGAGGCGTCCGAGAGACAGGCATCATTTTGAGGTGTTGCCGCGAAGATGGGTCGTTGAGCGAACATTGGCATGGCTCGGACGCTCTCGTCGGTTGAGCAAGGATTACGAAGCCCTGACCGAGACAACCGAGGCTTGGGTACACATAGCTATGATTCATCTTATGATCCGTCGCCTAGCTCCTTCATGA
- a CDS encoding ADP-ribosylglycohydrolase family protein, producing MTEPRLFDDGVKLSGRGGSSHTQDEESSAISHSERVQRSALWAAYGDALGWISELTDKRGLERRTAGQPLCQPIEWKRRIGGRVGVTANLPKGCYSDDSQLRLATGRSIRADGFDVEAFSKVELPVWLSYALGGGKSTSAAASNLARPRVQWFANTYKGWTDSGGNGAAMRIQPHVWAAHALNDPTTFLPDVVRNAICTHSHPDGMMGAVLHALALAHALNAGDYPTSDDLMDALEVAAKIPAMIQGDMEIGQYWRGSFEHKSGAFADAWTRAIDSCRNTIQVTADTEKQTGSERYDALVDRLDLADPARRGSGMLTAVAAVGLTWCEPQPEAALRIAANAIGTDTDTIATMAGAILGVNAETDPPVEVLDSALFRSEAERLSAIANGKTPKDYQYPDLLHWVAPKTRADALVHLDNGDLHVVGLGNAKAVKEPIPSSVDGFEWQWVKLEIGQTLLIKHRKHLASKGGKFGSLPVKQPEKSSQPIAKDLIQITESVQRADDGPSRVAHPSQYPPKDRSQQSERQPDIEAMIDYLEKHKYADEDVGRAIRRVTKKCSTAQIAVFLGVLIDRLRELPAPPPPKQKK from the coding sequence ATGACTGAACCACGGTTGTTTGATGACGGTGTAAAGCTGAGTGGGAGGGGGGGGTCAAGCCACACCCAAGACGAAGAGTCCAGTGCCATCAGCCATTCTGAAAGAGTTCAACGATCTGCGCTCTGGGCAGCATACGGTGACGCTCTTGGCTGGATTAGCGAGTTGACGGACAAGAGAGGACTTGAGAGGCGCACGGCGGGTCAGCCTCTTTGCCAACCCATCGAGTGGAAGCGGCGGATAGGGGGCCGCGTAGGTGTCACTGCTAACCTTCCGAAAGGGTGTTATTCGGATGATTCGCAGTTGCGGCTAGCTACCGGCAGATCTATCCGCGCAGACGGCTTTGACGTAGAGGCCTTTTCCAAAGTTGAACTCCCGGTTTGGTTAAGCTATGCGCTTGGAGGAGGCAAGTCCACGAGTGCCGCAGCTTCGAACCTTGCCCGGCCACGGGTACAGTGGTTCGCCAACACTTACAAAGGGTGGACTGACTCCGGGGGCAACGGCGCCGCGATGCGCATTCAGCCGCACGTTTGGGCTGCGCACGCTCTCAATGATCCGACAACTTTCCTGCCAGACGTTGTACGCAATGCCATTTGTACTCACTCTCACCCGGACGGGATGATGGGTGCGGTTCTTCACGCATTAGCACTTGCCCATGCGCTGAACGCTGGAGACTACCCGACATCTGACGACCTTATGGATGCTTTAGAAGTTGCTGCCAAGATACCCGCGATGATTCAGGGCGACATGGAGATTGGGCAGTACTGGCGAGGATCATTTGAGCACAAGTCCGGCGCATTTGCCGATGCCTGGACACGGGCGATCGACAGTTGCCGGAACACGATTCAAGTTACTGCTGATACGGAAAAGCAGACTGGCTCTGAGCGATACGACGCTCTCGTAGATCGCTTGGACCTTGCCGACCCGGCGCGGCGCGGAAGCGGAATGCTAACAGCAGTGGCAGCAGTAGGCTTAACCTGGTGCGAGCCACAACCCGAAGCAGCATTGCGAATTGCCGCCAACGCCATTGGTACTGACACCGATACGATCGCAACCATGGCTGGCGCTATTCTTGGCGTGAATGCTGAAACGGATCCACCTGTTGAAGTTCTGGATTCTGCACTCTTTAGGTCAGAGGCCGAACGGCTATCTGCAATCGCGAATGGCAAAACACCAAAGGATTATCAGTATCCAGACCTACTCCACTGGGTCGCGCCGAAAACACGCGCAGATGCTTTGGTCCACTTGGATAATGGCGACCTGCACGTTGTCGGCTTGGGGAATGCTAAAGCGGTCAAAGAACCCATACCGTCATCGGTGGATGGCTTTGAGTGGCAGTGGGTCAAGCTTGAGATTGGTCAAACCTTGCTCATCAAACACCGCAAGCATCTCGCGAGCAAAGGGGGTAAGTTCGGCAGCCTCCCGGTCAAACAACCTGAGAAGTCATCTCAGCCGATTGCAAAGGACCTTATTCAGATTACTGAGAGCGTGCAACGCGCAGACGACGGCCCTTCGCGTGTGGCACATCCTTCCCAGTATCCACCGAAGGATCGTTCGCAACAGTCAGAGCGTCAACCAGATATCGAAGCCATGATTGACTATCTTGAGAAGCATAAGTACGCAGACGAGGATGTCGGTCGAGCGATTCGCCGAGTGACCAAGAAGTGTTCTACCGCTCAGATCGCAGTATTTTTGGGAGTGTTGATAGACCGACTTCGTGAACTCCCTGCCCCCCCCCCGCCTAAACAGAAAAAATGA